One Eptesicus fuscus isolate TK198812 chromosome 11, DD_ASM_mEF_20220401, whole genome shotgun sequence genomic region harbors:
- the UBE2F gene encoding NEDD8-conjugating enzyme UBE2F isoform X1 gives MLTLASKLKRDDGLKGSRTSATASDSTRRVSVRDRLLVKEVAELEANLPCTCKVHFPDPNKLHCFQLTVTPGFFVLFCVFLIDEGYYQGGKFQFETEVPDAYNMVPPKVRCLTRIWHPNITETGEICLSLLREHSIDGTGWAPTRTLKDVVWGLNSLFTDLLNFDDPLNIEAAEHHLRDKEDFRNKVEDYIKRYAR, from the exons ATGCTGACGCTGGCGAGCAAACTGAAGCGGGATGATGGTCTCAAAGGGTCCCGGACGTCAGCCACAGCCTCTGACTCCACTCGGAGGGTGTCTGTGAGAGACAGACTGCTCGTTAAAG AGGTTGCAGAACTTGAAGCTAACTTACCTT GTACATGTAAAGTGCATTTTCCTGATCCAAACAAGCTTCATTGCTTTCAGCTAACTGTGACCCCAG gattttttgttttgttttgtgtttttttgataGATGAGGGTTACTACCAGGGTGGAAAATTTCAGTTTGAAACAGAAGTTCCTGATGCATACAACATGGTG CCACCCAAAGTGAGATGCTTGACCAGGATCTGGCACCCCAACATCACAGAGACAGGCGAGATATGTTTGAG TTTACTGAGGGAACATTCGATCGATggcactggctgggctcccacgaGGACATTAAAG GATGTTGTTTGGGGATTAAACTCTTTGTTTACT GATCTTCTGAACTTCGATGACCCACTGAATATCGAGGCTGCAGAGCATCACCTGAGGGACAAG GAGGACTTCCGGAACAAAGTGGAAGACTACATTAAGCGGTACGCCAGATGA
- the UBE2F gene encoding NEDD8-conjugating enzyme UBE2F isoform X4: MLTLASKLKRDDGLKGSRTSATASDSTRRVSVRDRLLVKDEGYYQGGKFQFETEVPDAYNMVPPKVRCLTRIWHPNITETGEICLSLLREHSIDGTGWAPTRTLKDVVWGLNSLFTDLLNFDDPLNIEAAEHHLRDKEDFRNKVEDYIKRYAR, encoded by the exons ATGCTGACGCTGGCGAGCAAACTGAAGCGGGATGATGGTCTCAAAGGGTCCCGGACGTCAGCCACAGCCTCTGACTCCACTCGGAGGGTGTCTGTGAGAGACAGACTGCTCGTTAAAG ATGAGGGTTACTACCAGGGTGGAAAATTTCAGTTTGAAACAGAAGTTCCTGATGCATACAACATGGTG CCACCCAAAGTGAGATGCTTGACCAGGATCTGGCACCCCAACATCACAGAGACAGGCGAGATATGTTTGAG TTTACTGAGGGAACATTCGATCGATggcactggctgggctcccacgaGGACATTAAAG GATGTTGTTTGGGGATTAAACTCTTTGTTTACT GATCTTCTGAACTTCGATGACCCACTGAATATCGAGGCTGCAGAGCATCACCTGAGGGACAAG GAGGACTTCCGGAACAAAGTGGAAGACTACATTAAGCGGTACGCCAGATGA
- the UBE2F gene encoding NEDD8-conjugating enzyme UBE2F isoform X2, with translation MLTLASKLKRDDGLKGSRTSATASDSTRRVSVRDRLLVKEVAELEANLPCTCKVHFPDPNKLHCFQLTVTPDEGYYQGGKFQFETEVPDAYNMVPPKVRCLTRIWHPNITETGEICLSLLREHSIDGTGWAPTRTLKDVVWGLNSLFTDLLNFDDPLNIEAAEHHLRDKEDFRNKVEDYIKRYAR, from the exons ATGCTGACGCTGGCGAGCAAACTGAAGCGGGATGATGGTCTCAAAGGGTCCCGGACGTCAGCCACAGCCTCTGACTCCACTCGGAGGGTGTCTGTGAGAGACAGACTGCTCGTTAAAG AGGTTGCAGAACTTGAAGCTAACTTACCTT GTACATGTAAAGTGCATTTTCCTGATCCAAACAAGCTTCATTGCTTTCAGCTAACTGTGACCCCAG ATGAGGGTTACTACCAGGGTGGAAAATTTCAGTTTGAAACAGAAGTTCCTGATGCATACAACATGGTG CCACCCAAAGTGAGATGCTTGACCAGGATCTGGCACCCCAACATCACAGAGACAGGCGAGATATGTTTGAG TTTACTGAGGGAACATTCGATCGATggcactggctgggctcccacgaGGACATTAAAG GATGTTGTTTGGGGATTAAACTCTTTGTTTACT GATCTTCTGAACTTCGATGACCCACTGAATATCGAGGCTGCAGAGCATCACCTGAGGGACAAG GAGGACTTCCGGAACAAAGTGGAAGACTACATTAAGCGGTACGCCAGATGA
- the UBE2F gene encoding NEDD8-conjugating enzyme UBE2F isoform X3, whose protein sequence is MLTLASKLKRDDGLKGSRTSATASDSTRRVSVRDRLLVKEVAELEANLPCTCKVHFPDPNKLHCFQLTVTPGFFVLFCVFLIDEGYYQGGKFQFETEVPDAYNMVPPKVRCLTRIWHPNITETGEICLSLLREHSIDGTGWAPTRTLKDLLNFDDPLNIEAAEHHLRDKEDFRNKVEDYIKRYAR, encoded by the exons ATGCTGACGCTGGCGAGCAAACTGAAGCGGGATGATGGTCTCAAAGGGTCCCGGACGTCAGCCACAGCCTCTGACTCCACTCGGAGGGTGTCTGTGAGAGACAGACTGCTCGTTAAAG AGGTTGCAGAACTTGAAGCTAACTTACCTT GTACATGTAAAGTGCATTTTCCTGATCCAAACAAGCTTCATTGCTTTCAGCTAACTGTGACCCCAG gattttttgttttgttttgtgtttttttgataGATGAGGGTTACTACCAGGGTGGAAAATTTCAGTTTGAAACAGAAGTTCCTGATGCATACAACATGGTG CCACCCAAAGTGAGATGCTTGACCAGGATCTGGCACCCCAACATCACAGAGACAGGCGAGATATGTTTGAG TTTACTGAGGGAACATTCGATCGATggcactggctgggctcccacgaGGACATTAAAG GATCTTCTGAACTTCGATGACCCACTGAATATCGAGGCTGCAGAGCATCACCTGAGGGACAAG GAGGACTTCCGGAACAAAGTGGAAGACTACATTAAGCGGTACGCCAGATGA